One genomic region from Neospora caninum Liverpool complete genome, chromosome V encodes:
- a CDS encoding GA20816, related yields the protein MTIPPLSAASPLSNTLTGFLLGIVTVVGFHACLYLGAYWFFAKHLYRDYEIKRLSIQNLFSATFTVCVSMLQLLLLELLHILNPTVRKWVWNIDLVCVLLLLYLILPVFIVYNLLVPEQDIFRIPDLASAFPRLQSLNLPGFSIASLSIPTSLPLPASLNFPSSLSQHSRGKLSALLPHSPIPWHQWVLVALGCAVFLPFLWSCFYQSGRFLHLDPAILASLSYTECLLAYVGVCGVTVVSALAGFGSVNYPYKNITAFLSPVSQEQVAEVEQRLLQTLTLIAEKKKKRKQLQQSLTRPGRSSHWPTPTTGLHPAGSACSSRALFDARTSGKASNGFPERDGVTVFVHGGAASSEAMCALSSSGSDMETGSLPKRGERHPDGLFVQGDRVGADCGARSDGAQSLNIVRVAAALRGQAAEKECEQLQIVSPYLSLLLLGWIIALTIRGFIEKLLAVFRYVSTSVSSNVFALVMSEIMGFYFSACVLLTRVYLPQSYRDAVTEIIAPSLDFRVFHLHFDRVFLLSSLTSLGIIMLSHKHTLEKFKSL from the exons ATGACGAttcctcctctctcagcGGCCTCCCCTCTTAGCAACACGCTAACAGGGTTCCTGCTCGGCATCGTCACAGTCGTGGGCTTCCATGCATGTCTGTATCTGGGGGCCTATTGGTTCTTTGCCAAGCATCTCTACCGTGACTACGAGATCAAGCGACTTTCTATCCAGAACCTTTTCTCGGCCACATTCACCGTGTGCGTATCTATGCTCCAGCTTCTGCTGCTTGAACTGCTTCACATCCTCAACCCAACTGTGAGGAAGTGGGTTTGGAATATCGACCTTGTGTGCGTCTTGTTGCTGTTGTACCTTATTTTGCCTGTCTTCATCGTCTACAATCTTCTTGTTCCAGAACAAGATATCTTCAGAATTCCCGACCTGGCGTCTGCCTTCCCTCGGTTACAAAGTCTGAACCTTCCGGGTTTCTCAATTGCATCTCTCAGCATTCCTACCTCCTTGCCGCTCCCGGCGTCGCTGAACTTCCCGTCCTCCTTGAGTCAGCACTCGCGAGGCAAactttccgctcttctcccccaCTCTCCGATCCCCTGGCACCAGTGGGTCTTGGTGGCCCTCGGCTgcgctgtttttcttccttttctctggtcCTGTTTCTACCAGTCGGGGAGATTTTTGCACCTCGATCCGGCGatcctcgcttccctctcctacacggagtgtctcctcgcgtaTGTTGGTGTCTGTGGCGTCACTGTGGTGTCGGCGCTGGCCGGCTTTGGGTCTGTGAATTACCCCTACAAGAACATCacggccttcctctctcctgtttctcaGGAGCAGGTTGCGGAGGTTGAGCAGCGCTTACTGCAGACTCTCACATTGattgcagagaagaagaagaaacggaaacagcTGCAACAATCTCTGACCCGACCTGGTCGGTCCTCCCACTGGCCCACGCCTACCACAGGCCTTCATCCGGCGGGCTCCGCATGCTCCTCACGAGCTCTCTTTGATGCACGGACTAGTGGAAAGGCGAGCAATGGATTTCCGGAACGAGACGGAGTTACCGTATTCGTTCATGGtggcgctgcgtcttctgagGCCATGTGTGCCCTCAGTAGCTCTGGCAGCGACATGGAGACGGGGAGTTTGccgaaaagaggagagcggcaTCCGGATGGCTTATTCGTACAGGGTGATCGAGTTGGCGCCGATTGTGGTGCACGCAGCGACGGAGCACAGTCGCTGAATATAGTGAG GGTCGCGGCAGCTCTGAGGGGGCAagcggcggagaaggaaTGCGAACAACTCCAAA TTGTCTCTCCTtacctctctcttctcttaCTCGGATGGATCATCGCGTTGACAATTCGAGGGTTCATTGAGAAATTGCTTGCTGTGTTTCGCTACGTCTCCACGTCGGTGTCCAGCAATGTTTTTGCCCTAGTTATGTCTGAAATTATGGGTTTCTACTTCTCCGCGTGCGTCCTGCTTACGCGTGTGTACTTGCCCCAGTCGTATAGAGACGCGGTGACTGAGATTATTGCTCCATCCCTTGATTTCAGAGTCTTCCATCTCCACTTTGatcgcgtcttcctcctctcttcatTGACTTCTTTGGGAATCATCATGCTTTCTCACAAACACACTCTTGAAAAGTTCAAAAGTCTTTGA
- a CDS encoding putative AGC kinase, whose amino-acid sequence MGSILHELNIEVLILSAYKLSRRQPGRGNPFLHGFARGEHRLYDPFSRPIFSRGIRFVSFVKSVYGPMLLSLCSFCPSTVASKVTAPQDWQFRFNFASSPVSFQKSSSSRRVTLGCQPGRQAAKAVFRREKLEQLIVAVTGGQQAKGEGRWSCGRKAVFLGAWVVYVVGCSVCVFKGFVLLSASAFLVIVEWAWYVNGDCQRLCPTGAVQYPLLQSVAEKAKASKDSGSLITQDCCIVVFTSSRHSMPLCTMSVTSGQYPVQPHQRRPLFGRGNLFFFLNSGSSDGAAIGTAGVPPSQEASGFQMLTKRSLFGVSHPPTHSSRTVAQMAPRSQAYTPQPQRSSGECPTAEKGSCPSSTAVHHAAAMGSVSAVAGPLGRMWGKISSMSTMATSRGDSLLSTSSRTSVAVECSPRATQPPPKVADRESQILSQVRYDLLARNLSIDDFLFHETVGTGSFGRVCIVDLRGAAGWYPPMALKILSKHKIVKMKQVEHVKDEKRILSSIEHPFIVNLLAAFQDEKRLFILMEYVNGGELFSHLRRRNCIPTDQARLYAAEITLAFQYLHQRHIVYRDLKPENLLIDSQGHIKITDFGFAKVVKDRTWTLCGTHEYLAPESITRRGHGLPVDWWALGILLFEMLAGHPPFVDENPLGIYRKIIAGKIEFPRSFDYAAKSLVKRLLTHDPLKRYGCLKDGAEDVKNHKFFKGIDWVKCYNKNIRAPYLPNTRGPQDSSMFDKYAESTESSSPPIGAAEQQAFFDNF is encoded by the exons atGGGGAGTATCCTCCACGAACTAAACATTGAAGTCTTGATTTTG TCTGCGTACAAACTTTCCAGGCGACAGCCCGGGAGAGGTAACCCCTTTTTGCATGGCTTTGCCCGCGGGGAGCACCGCCTGTACGACCCTTTTTCGAGGCCGATCTTTTCGCGTGGAATACGCTTTGTTTCATTCGTAAAAAGCGTGTACGGTCCCATGCTCTTGTCCTTGTGTTCTTTCTGTCCCTCCACGGTCGCCTCAAAAGTCACGGCTCCG CAGGATTGGCAGTTCCGTTTCAatttcgcttcttccccggtCTCCTTTCAAAAATCCTCATCTTCACGAAGGGTCACTCTGGGCTGCCAGCCTGGGCGACAGGCCGCGAAAGCGGTGTTCCGTAGAGAGAAATTGGAACAGCTGATTGTCGCTGTCACCGGTGGGCAACAGGCGAAGGGCGAGGGCAGGTGGTCATGTGGAAGAAAagccgtttttctcggagCATGGGTGGTGTACGTTGTGGGCTGTTC tgtgtgtgtgttcaaAGGTTTCGTTTTACTTTCtgcttccgccttcctcgtgaTTGTCGAATGGGCATGGTACGTGAACGGGGATTGCCAACGTCTGTGTCCAACAGGAGCAGTTCAGTACCCCTTACTCCAGTCCGTCGCCGAGAAGGCCAAAGCCAGCAAGGATTCGGGAAGCTTGATCACACAG GACTGTTGCATCGTCGTTTTCACGTCATCACGTCATAGTATGCCGCTGTGTACAATGTCGGTGACATCCGGGCAGTATCCGGTACAGCCACATCAACGGAGACCCCTGTTCGGCCGCGGTaacctcttcttcttcttgaaCAGCGGTTCTTCTGACGGTGCAGCAATTGGGACAGCAGGAGTTCCTCCTTCACAGGAGGCGTCGGGTTTTCAAATGCTGACGAAAAGGAGTCTCTTTGGTGTGTCTCATCCACCAACCCATTCGAGCCGAACCGTTGCTCAGATGGCGCCTCGCTCTCAAGCATACACCCCCCAACCGCAGCGGTCCAGTGGAGAGTGTCCAACTGCGGAGAAGGGGTCGTGCCCAAGCAGCACTGCTGTCCATCACGCAGCAGCTATGGGATCGGTCTCCGCTGTTGCTGGCCCCTTGGGGAGGATGTGGGGTAAGATCAGTAGCATGAGCACTATGGCTACCAGCCGCGGCGATAGTCTGCTGTCAACGAGCAGCCGGACATCAGTTGCAGTCGAGTGCAGCCCGCGAGCAACACAACCTCCTCCCAAAGTGGCTGACCGGGAGAGTCAAATTCTCTCTCAAGTTCGGTACGATTTACTTGCGAGAAATTTGTCGATAGACGACTTTTTGTTTCACGAGACCGTTGGCACCGGATCTTTTGGGCGAGTTTGTATAGTCGATTTACGCGGTGCGGCCGGATGGTACCCACCGATGGCGTTGAAGATTTTGAGCAAGCACAAGATCGTTAAGATGAAGCAAGTCGAGCACgtgaaggacgagaagagaattCTATCTTCGATAGAACATCCCTTCATAGTTAACCTACTG GCCGCGTTTCAGGATGAAAAACGATTGTTTATTCTGATGGAGTATGTGAACGGCGGAGAGCTATTCAGTCACTTGCGCCGACGCAACTGTATTCCGACTGATCAGGCCCGGTTGTATGCTGCTGAGATTACTCTGGCTTTTCAGTACCTACATCAGCGGCATATCGTGTATAGGGATCTCAAACCTGAGAACCTACTGATTGACTCCCAAGGTCACATCAAAATCACTGATTTCGGCTTTGCCAAAGTTGTGAAGGATCGCACCTGGACATTGTGTGGAACTCACGAATACCTCGCCCCGGAGTCTATCACACGTCGGGGTCATGGGCTACCTGTGGATTGGTGGGCCCTGGGGATCTTGCTATTTGAGATGCTTGCCGGGCATCCGCCATTCGTCGATGAGAATCCACTTGGGATCTATCGGAAGATCATCGCAGGTAAAATTGAGTTTCCTAGATCTTTCGATTACGCGGCCAAATCTCTTGTCAAACGGTTGCTCACGCATGATCCACTGAAGAGATACGGCTGCTTGAAAGATGGAGCGGAGGACGTGAAGAACCACAAGTTTTTCAAGGGGATTGACTGGGTAAAGTGCTACAACAAGAACATACGTGCCCCATACTTGCCGAATACTAGGGGGCCACAGGATAGTAGTATGTTCGACAAATATGCCGAATCAACTGAATCGTCCTCTCCACCAATAGGTGCGGCGGAACAGCAGGCCTTCTTTGACAATTTTTGA